The proteins below come from a single Takifugu rubripes chromosome 10, fTakRub1.2, whole genome shotgun sequence genomic window:
- the LOC101066353 gene encoding collagen alpha-1(XVIII) chain-like isoform X3 codes for MGRSRQRRNAPNLLLLIGTICSSPTITCTSEFDPRQTKENGPLGALDLTELIGVPLPPSVSFVTGFEGYPAYSFGPDANVGRLAKSFIPDPFYYDFAVTVTAKPTTHRGGVLFAITDAYQKIVHLGVALSEVEDGSQRVVLYYTDQATRGRTQEAASFKMGDLTGRWARFTLTVQGAEVRLYMDCEEYHRVAFNRSPRPLTFEAGSGIFVGNAGGTGLTKFVGSIQQLVLKSDPTAPDDQCEEDDPYASGYGSGDSTYEDMEGVGEVKKFVEKIVYTVPLPELDPTYSAPVQAPPTELSPGYLETDDEDLQETSGQEMDSTTVTVPETSYQTDASASEEDTLSPGQKGEPGEPGPRGPAGRGPEEGPGGPEVHPGQPGAPGKDGQPGTKGEDGLPGPTGLPGLPGLMGEPGPKGEKGDLGFGLPGPPGPPGLPGQPSKSSLSEGSGFDDFDTDDEIIRGAPGPRGPPGPPGPPGESSEVILPGAPGKDGEDGEKGEPGLPGVDGKDGEPGPTGDKGDKGEPGLTGQPGPKGDQGPPGIPGLQGPDGQPGPRGPPGPPGPPVPSGRAFVMDMEDLEGSGMNEFGVSRGPQGPPGLPGLKGPKGNDGVSGKPGLKGEPGVAGSPGLPGQEGLKGKEGPMGAKGEPGPKGEAGRDGLSVHGPPGPPGPPGAIINLQELLLNDTAGALNFSGVFEAQGPKGDMGIRGVQGPPGLKGEKGEPGHLLSEDGTVITGPAGPRGHKGDAGLPGTPGIQGPVGPAGPKGELGFPGRSGRLGLMGPKGEKGDSGGPPGPPGPPGRPGMFNCPKGNCCRMNPKYTCLMHVQAGKVKVHCDKNELNPNGTIAYGTCQSGPKGEKGDHGPPGTPAERLSQGVDPRSGWGSRGEQGFKGQKGDKGEAGLPGRAGTPGRPGLVGPKGESVLGPQGPPGMPGSPGSPGFGKTGPVGPPGPPGPPGPPSRYGSALTMAGPPGPPGPTGPPGPSGNGAAFRTFSSRETMMQQSSRDPEGTLSYVTGTGSLYLKVSQGWKEVQLGDLIHVSSNIIPQDEPKVAYQIRGDTMERIPSASQRLNLVALNQPHSGDMMGLDVADRLCYEQAKAMGLPPNYRAFVSSHRQDLVHVVYPGFRETFPITNLRGDVMFRNWRSIFNGNGGPISPRVPIYSFDGRDVLADPFWPQKSIWHGSTSTGTRVMDKHCETWRTDHVSVVGQSSSLAGGLLLGQQMRSCSNQYIVLCIETHKNL; via the exons ATGGGGAgaagcaggcagaggaggaaTGCTCCTAATCTCCTGCTGCTCATTGGAACCATCTGCAGCTCACCCACGATCACCTGCACATCTGAGTTTGATCCCAGACAAACAAAAG AAAACGGACCGCTGGGGGCCCTGGACCTGACAGAGCTGATCGGCGTCCCGCTTCCTCCCTCAGTCTCCTTCGTCACTGGATTCGAGGGTTACCCGGCCTACAGCTTCGGCCCGGACGCCAACGTGGGCCGCCTCGCAAAGTCCTTCATCCCCGACCCATTTTACTACGACTTTGCCGTCACCGTCACTGCTAAACCAACCACCCACCGCGGAGGCGTGCTGTTTGCAATTACAGATGCTTATCAAAAG ATTGTACACTTGGGTGTGGCGCTGTCAGAGGTCGAGGACGGTTCCCAGAGAGTCGTGTTGTACTACACCGACCAAGCAACCAGAGGCAGGACCCAGGAGGCGGCCTCCTTCAAAATGGGAGACCTGACGGGAAGATGGGCGAGGTTCACCCTGACTGTGCAGGGGGCAGAG GTGCGACTCTACATGGACTGTGAGGAATACCACCGAGTAGCCTTCAACAGGAGCccgcgacctctgacctttgaggCCGGCTCAGGAATCTTTGTCGGGAATGCCGGGGGCACGGGTCTGACCAAGTTTGTG GGTTCCATCCAGCAGCTGGTGCTGAAGTCAGATCCCACGGCCCCAGATGACCAGTGTGAGGAGGATGATCCTTAT GCATCCGGGTACGGAAGTGGTGACAGCACGTACGAGGACATGGAAGGAGTGGGGGaagtgaagaagtttgtggaGAAGATAGTGTACACCGtg CCCCTCCCAGAGCTGGACCCCACCTATAGCGCCCCGgtccaggctccgcccactgaaTTGTCCCCAGGTTACCTTGAAACAGATGATGAAGATTTACAGGAGACATCTGGGCAGGAAATGGATTCGACCACCGTTACag TTCCTGAAACATCTTACCAGACAGATGCTTCAGCTTCTGAAGAAGACACG CTGTCTCCAGGACAGAAAGGAGAGCCAGGTGAGCCGGGCCCCCGAGGACCCGCTGGGAGGGGACCTGAGGAAGGGCCAGGGGGTCCAGAGGTACATCCAGGCCAACCTGGAGCTCCAGGAAAAGACGGGCAGCCG gGGACCAAAGGTGAAGATGGTCTCCCG GGACCCACTGGTCTTCCGGGACTCCCAGGACTCATGGGAGAGCCTGGTCCTAAAGGTGAAAAG GGTGATCTTGGTTTTGGGTTGCCAGGtccacctggtcctcctggtcttcctggtcaacccagcaagtcctcccTGTCG GAGGGGTCCGGGTTCGACGACTTTGACACGGACGATGAGATCATCAGG GGGGCTCCGGGGCCTCGTGGCCCCCCGGGTCCACCAGGGCCTCCGGGAGAATCTTCAGAGGTGATCCTTCCTGGAGCACCCGGGAAAGatggggaggatggagagaagggtGAACCGGGGCTGCCC GGAGTTGATGGGAAGGATGGAGAGCCGGGGCCCACTGGAGACAAAGGTGACAAG GGGGAGCCTGGTCTGACAGGGCAGCCTGGACCAAAG GGCGATCAAGGTCCTCCAGGGATTCCAGGACTACAGGGTCCTGATGGCCAGCCTGGTCCAAGAGGTCCCCCTGGCCCTCCAGGGCCCCCAGTTCCTTCTGGAAGGGCCTTTGTGATGGACATGGAG GATCTGGAAGGATCCGGGATGAATGAGTTTGGGGTCTCCAGAGGCCCTCAG GGCCCTCCAGGATTACCTGGACTGAAAGGGCCAAAG GGTAATGATGGAGTCTCAGGAAAGCCAGGTCTAAAG GGGGAGCCAGGCGTCGCAGGGTCACCTGGACTTCCAGGACAGGAGGGCCTGAAAGGCAAAGAG GGTCCGATGGGGGCCAAAGGTGAACCAGGACCAAAG GGTGAAGCAGGAAGAGATGGACTCAGTGTACATGGTCCACCAGGACCCCCTGGACCTCCAGGTGCCATTATCAACCTCCAGGAA CTTCTCCTCAATGACACAGCAGGAGCCTTAAATTTCTCAGGGGTTTTTGAAGCTCAGGGCCCAAAGGGTGACATGGGGATACGAGGAGTTCAAGGGCCTCCAGGGCTGAAA GGTGAAAAGGGAGAGCCGGGACACTTGCTTTCAGAAGATGGCACCGTCATCACGGGCCCCGCCGGACCAAGAGGACACAAG GGTGATGCCGGTCTGCCTGGAACTCCTGGAATTCAG gGACCAGTGGGACCAGCGGGACCCAAAGGAGAATTAGGCTTTCCTGGACGATCC GGTCGACTGGGCCTGATGGGAccaaaaggagagaaaggagactCTGGAGGCCCGCCG GGACCTCCGGGACCACCGGGACGCCCAGGAATGTTCAACTGCCCCAAAGGA AACTGTTGCCGAATGAATCCAAAATACACCTGCTTGATGCATGTCCAGGCTGGAAAGGTGAAGGTTCATTGCGACAAGAACGAG ctaAATCCCAATGGGACTATTGCTTATG GTACCTGTCAGTCTGGACCCAAAGGGGAAAAGGGGGATCACGGTCCTCCTGGGACGCCGGCAGAAAGAC TTTCGCAGGGAGTTGATCCCAGGTCAGGCTGG GGGTCGAGGGGAGAGCAGGGCTTCAAAGGACAGAAGGGAGACAAGGGGGAGGCAGGGTTACCAGGACGAGCGGGGACCCCTGGAAGACCAGGACTTGTG GGACCCAAAGGAGAATCAGTGTTGGGTCCACAGGGACCACCTGGGATGCCAGGTTCACCAGGCTCACCAGGCTTTGGCAAAACAGGACCAGTTGGCCCTCCTGGACCACCGgggcctccaggacctcctTCCAGATATGGTTCAG CTTTAACCATGGCTGGTCCCCCCGGCCCCCCTGGACCCAccggacctcctggaccttcGGGTAATGGAGCAGCT TTCAGGACATTTTCATCCCGGGAGACCATGATGCAGCAATCCTCCAGGGACCCCGAGGGAACGCTGTCGTATgtcacaggaacaggaagtctgTACCTGAAGGTCTCGCAGGGATGGAAGGAGGTCCAG CTCGGGGATCTGATCCACGTCTCCAGCAACATCATTCCACAAGACGAG CCTAAAGTTGCTTATCAGATAAGAGGAGACACGATGGAGCGAATCCCTTCAGCTTCTCAGCGC CTCAACCTGGTGGCGCTGAACCAGCCCCACTCGGGCGACATGATGGGGCTGGACGTGGCCGACCGCTTGTGTTACGAGCAGGCCAAGGCCATGGGGCTGCCGCCCAACTACCGCGCCTTCGTCTCCTCCCACAGGCAGGACCTGGTCCACGTGGTCTATCCGGGATTTCGGGAAACTTTTCCGATAACCAATCTCAGG GGAGACGTGATGTTCCGGAACTGGCGGTCCATATTTAACGGCAACGGTGGGCCAATCAGCCCCAGGGTACCCATCTACTCCTTTGATGGCCGGGATGTTTTAGCAGACCCCTTCTG GCCCCAGAAGAGCATCTGGCACGGGTCCACCAGCACAGGGACGCGAGTGATGGACAAACACTGCGAGACGTGGCGAACGGACCACGTGTCCGTGGTGGGCCAGTCGTCCAGCCTGGCCGGCGGCCTCCTCCTCGGCCAGCAGATGCGCAGCTGTTCTAACCAGTACATTGTTCTCTGTATAGAGACCCACAAGAACCTTTGA
- the LOC101066353 gene encoding collagen alpha-1(XVIII) chain-like isoform X4, giving the protein MGRSRQRRNAPNLLLLIGTICSSPTITCTSEFDPRQTKENGPLGALDLTELIGVPLPPSVSFVTGFEGYPAYSFGPDANVGRLAKSFIPDPFYYDFAVTVTAKPTTHRGGVLFAITDAYQKIVHLGVALSEVEDGSQRVVLYYTDQATRGRTQEAASFKMGDLTGRWARFTLTVQGAEVRLYMDCEEYHRVAFNRSPRPLTFEAGSGIFVGNAGGTGLTKFVGSIQQLVLKSDPTAPDDQCEEDDPYASGYGSGDSTYEDMEGVGEVKKFVEKIVYTVPLPELDPTYSAPVQAPPTELSPGYLETDDEDLQETSGQEMDSTTVTVPETSYQTDASASEEDTLSPGQKGEPGEPGPRGPAGRGPEEGPGGPEVHPGQPGAPGKDGQPGTKGEDGLPGPTGLPGLPGLMGEPGPKGEKGDLGFGLPGPPGPPGLPGQPSKSSLSEGSGFDDFDTDDEIIRGAPGPRGPPGPPGPPGESSEVILPGAPGKDGEDGEKGEPGLPVIEEWFSGSGSWSGSGQGVDGKDGEPGPTGDKGDKGEPGLTGQPGPKGDQGPPGIPGLQGPDGQPGPRGPPGPPGPPVPSGRAFVMDMEDLEGSGMNEFGVSRGPQGPPGLPGLKGPKGNDGVSGKPGLKGEPGVAGSPGLPGQEGLKGKEGPMGAKGEPGPKGEAGRDGLSVHGPPGPPGPPGAIINLQELLLNDTAGALNFSGVFEAQGPKGDMGIRGVQGPPGLKGEKGEPGHLLSEDGTVITGPAGPRGHKGDAGLPGTPGIQGPVGPAGPKGELGFPGRSGRLGLMGPKGEKGDSGGPPGPPGPPGRPGMFNCPKGLNPNGTIAYGTCQSGPKGEKGDHGPPGTPAERLSQGVDPRSGWGSRGEQGFKGQKGDKGEAGLPGRAGTPGRPGLVGPKGESVLGPQGPPGMPGSPGSPGFGKTGPVGPPGPPGPPGPPSRYGSALTMAGPPGPPGPTGPPGPSGNGAAFRTFSSRETMMQQSSRDPEGTLSYVTGTGSLYLKVSQGWKEVQLGDLIHVSSNIIPQDEPKVAYQIRGDTMERIPSASQRLNLVALNQPHSGDMMGLDVADRLCYEQAKAMGLPPNYRAFVSSHRQDLVHVVYPGFRETFPITNLRGDVMFRNWRSIFNGNGGPISPRVPIYSFDGRDVLADPFWPQKSIWHGSTSTGTRVMDKHCETWRTDHVSVVGQSSSLAGGLLLGQQMRSCSNQYIVLCIETHKNL; this is encoded by the exons ATGGGGAgaagcaggcagaggaggaaTGCTCCTAATCTCCTGCTGCTCATTGGAACCATCTGCAGCTCACCCACGATCACCTGCACATCTGAGTTTGATCCCAGACAAACAAAAG AAAACGGACCGCTGGGGGCCCTGGACCTGACAGAGCTGATCGGCGTCCCGCTTCCTCCCTCAGTCTCCTTCGTCACTGGATTCGAGGGTTACCCGGCCTACAGCTTCGGCCCGGACGCCAACGTGGGCCGCCTCGCAAAGTCCTTCATCCCCGACCCATTTTACTACGACTTTGCCGTCACCGTCACTGCTAAACCAACCACCCACCGCGGAGGCGTGCTGTTTGCAATTACAGATGCTTATCAAAAG ATTGTACACTTGGGTGTGGCGCTGTCAGAGGTCGAGGACGGTTCCCAGAGAGTCGTGTTGTACTACACCGACCAAGCAACCAGAGGCAGGACCCAGGAGGCGGCCTCCTTCAAAATGGGAGACCTGACGGGAAGATGGGCGAGGTTCACCCTGACTGTGCAGGGGGCAGAG GTGCGACTCTACATGGACTGTGAGGAATACCACCGAGTAGCCTTCAACAGGAGCccgcgacctctgacctttgaggCCGGCTCAGGAATCTTTGTCGGGAATGCCGGGGGCACGGGTCTGACCAAGTTTGTG GGTTCCATCCAGCAGCTGGTGCTGAAGTCAGATCCCACGGCCCCAGATGACCAGTGTGAGGAGGATGATCCTTAT GCATCCGGGTACGGAAGTGGTGACAGCACGTACGAGGACATGGAAGGAGTGGGGGaagtgaagaagtttgtggaGAAGATAGTGTACACCGtg CCCCTCCCAGAGCTGGACCCCACCTATAGCGCCCCGgtccaggctccgcccactgaaTTGTCCCCAGGTTACCTTGAAACAGATGATGAAGATTTACAGGAGACATCTGGGCAGGAAATGGATTCGACCACCGTTACag TTCCTGAAACATCTTACCAGACAGATGCTTCAGCTTCTGAAGAAGACACG CTGTCTCCAGGACAGAAAGGAGAGCCAGGTGAGCCGGGCCCCCGAGGACCCGCTGGGAGGGGACCTGAGGAAGGGCCAGGGGGTCCAGAGGTACATCCAGGCCAACCTGGAGCTCCAGGAAAAGACGGGCAGCCG gGGACCAAAGGTGAAGATGGTCTCCCG GGACCCACTGGTCTTCCGGGACTCCCAGGACTCATGGGAGAGCCTGGTCCTAAAGGTGAAAAG GGTGATCTTGGTTTTGGGTTGCCAGGtccacctggtcctcctggtcttcctggtcaacccagcaagtcctcccTGTCG GAGGGGTCCGGGTTCGACGACTTTGACACGGACGATGAGATCATCAGG GGGGCTCCGGGGCCTCGTGGCCCCCCGGGTCCACCAGGGCCTCCGGGAGAATCTTCAGAGGTGATCCTTCCTGGAGCACCCGGGAAAGatggggaggatggagagaagggtGAACCGGGGCTGCCC GTGATTGAAGAGTGGTTTAGTGGTTCTGGTTCTTGGTCAGGGTCTGGTCAG GGAGTTGATGGGAAGGATGGAGAGCCGGGGCCCACTGGAGACAAAGGTGACAAG GGGGAGCCTGGTCTGACAGGGCAGCCTGGACCAAAG GGCGATCAAGGTCCTCCAGGGATTCCAGGACTACAGGGTCCTGATGGCCAGCCTGGTCCAAGAGGTCCCCCTGGCCCTCCAGGGCCCCCAGTTCCTTCTGGAAGGGCCTTTGTGATGGACATGGAG GATCTGGAAGGATCCGGGATGAATGAGTTTGGGGTCTCCAGAGGCCCTCAG GGCCCTCCAGGATTACCTGGACTGAAAGGGCCAAAG GGTAATGATGGAGTCTCAGGAAAGCCAGGTCTAAAG GGGGAGCCAGGCGTCGCAGGGTCACCTGGACTTCCAGGACAGGAGGGCCTGAAAGGCAAAGAG GGTCCGATGGGGGCCAAAGGTGAACCAGGACCAAAG GGTGAAGCAGGAAGAGATGGACTCAGTGTACATGGTCCACCAGGACCCCCTGGACCTCCAGGTGCCATTATCAACCTCCAGGAA CTTCTCCTCAATGACACAGCAGGAGCCTTAAATTTCTCAGGGGTTTTTGAAGCTCAGGGCCCAAAGGGTGACATGGGGATACGAGGAGTTCAAGGGCCTCCAGGGCTGAAA GGTGAAAAGGGAGAGCCGGGACACTTGCTTTCAGAAGATGGCACCGTCATCACGGGCCCCGCCGGACCAAGAGGACACAAG GGTGATGCCGGTCTGCCTGGAACTCCTGGAATTCAG gGACCAGTGGGACCAGCGGGACCCAAAGGAGAATTAGGCTTTCCTGGACGATCC GGTCGACTGGGCCTGATGGGAccaaaaggagagaaaggagactCTGGAGGCCCGCCG GGACCTCCGGGACCACCGGGACGCCCAGGAATGTTCAACTGCCCCAAAGGA ctaAATCCCAATGGGACTATTGCTTATG GTACCTGTCAGTCTGGACCCAAAGGGGAAAAGGGGGATCACGGTCCTCCTGGGACGCCGGCAGAAAGAC TTTCGCAGGGAGTTGATCCCAGGTCAGGCTGG GGGTCGAGGGGAGAGCAGGGCTTCAAAGGACAGAAGGGAGACAAGGGGGAGGCAGGGTTACCAGGACGAGCGGGGACCCCTGGAAGACCAGGACTTGTG GGACCCAAAGGAGAATCAGTGTTGGGTCCACAGGGACCACCTGGGATGCCAGGTTCACCAGGCTCACCAGGCTTTGGCAAAACAGGACCAGTTGGCCCTCCTGGACCACCGgggcctccaggacctcctTCCAGATATGGTTCAG CTTTAACCATGGCTGGTCCCCCCGGCCCCCCTGGACCCAccggacctcctggaccttcGGGTAATGGAGCAGCT TTCAGGACATTTTCATCCCGGGAGACCATGATGCAGCAATCCTCCAGGGACCCCGAGGGAACGCTGTCGTATgtcacaggaacaggaagtctgTACCTGAAGGTCTCGCAGGGATGGAAGGAGGTCCAG CTCGGGGATCTGATCCACGTCTCCAGCAACATCATTCCACAAGACGAG CCTAAAGTTGCTTATCAGATAAGAGGAGACACGATGGAGCGAATCCCTTCAGCTTCTCAGCGC CTCAACCTGGTGGCGCTGAACCAGCCCCACTCGGGCGACATGATGGGGCTGGACGTGGCCGACCGCTTGTGTTACGAGCAGGCCAAGGCCATGGGGCTGCCGCCCAACTACCGCGCCTTCGTCTCCTCCCACAGGCAGGACCTGGTCCACGTGGTCTATCCGGGATTTCGGGAAACTTTTCCGATAACCAATCTCAGG GGAGACGTGATGTTCCGGAACTGGCGGTCCATATTTAACGGCAACGGTGGGCCAATCAGCCCCAGGGTACCCATCTACTCCTTTGATGGCCGGGATGTTTTAGCAGACCCCTTCTG GCCCCAGAAGAGCATCTGGCACGGGTCCACCAGCACAGGGACGCGAGTGATGGACAAACACTGCGAGACGTGGCGAACGGACCACGTGTCCGTGGTGGGCCAGTCGTCCAGCCTGGCCGGCGGCCTCCTCCTCGGCCAGCAGATGCGCAGCTGTTCTAACCAGTACATTGTTCTCTGTATAGAGACCCACAAGAACCTTTGA
- the LOC101066353 gene encoding collagen alpha-1(XVIII) chain-like isoform X2 → MGRSRQRRNAPNLLLLIGTICSSPTITCTSEFDPRQTKENGPLGALDLTELIGVPLPPSVSFVTGFEGYPAYSFGPDANVGRLAKSFIPDPFYYDFAVTVTAKPTTHRGGVLFAITDAYQKIVHLGVALSEVEDGSQRVVLYYTDQATRGRTQEAASFKMGDLTGRWARFTLTVQGAEVRLYMDCEEYHRVAFNRSPRPLTFEAGSGIFVGNAGGTGLTKFVGSIQQLVLKSDPTAPDDQCEEDDPYASGYGSGDSTYEDMEGVGEVKKFVEKIVYTVPLPELDPTYSAPVQAPPTELSPGYLETDDEDLQETSGQEMDSTTVTVPETSYQTDASASEEDTLSPGQKGEPGEPGPRGPAGRGPEEGPGGPEVHPGQPGAPGKDGQPGTKGEDGLPGPTGLPGLPGLMGEPGPKGEKGDLGFGLPGPPGPPGLPGQPSKSSLSEGSGFDDFDTDDEIIRGAPGPRGPPGPPGPPGESSEVILPGAPGKDGEDGEKGEPGLPVIEEWFSGSGSWSGSGQGVDGKDGEPGPTGDKGDKGEPGLTGQPGPKGDQGPPGIPGLQGPDGQPGPRGPPGPPGPPVPSGRAFVMDMEDLEGSGMNEFGVSRGPQGPPGLPGLKGPKGNDGVSGKPGLKGEPGVAGSPGLPGQEGLKGKEGPMGAKGEPGPKGEAGRDGLSVHGPPGPPGPPGAIINLQELLLNDTAGALNFSGVFEAQGPKGDMGIRGVQGPPGLKGEKGEPGHLLSEDGTVITGPAGPRGHKGDAGLPGTPGIQGPVGPAGPKGELGFPGRSGRLGLMGPKGEKGDSGGPPGPPGPPGRPGMFNCPKGTVFPVPPRPHCKMALNPNGTIAYGTCQSGPKGEKGDHGPPGTPAERLSQGVDPRSGWGSRGEQGFKGQKGDKGEAGLPGRAGTPGRPGLVGPKGESVLGPQGPPGMPGSPGSPGFGKTGPVGPPGPPGPPGPPSRYGSALTMAGPPGPPGPTGPPGPSGNGAAFRTFSSRETMMQQSSRDPEGTLSYVTGTGSLYLKVSQGWKEVQLGDLIHVSSNIIPQDEPKVAYQIRGDTMERIPSASQRLNLVALNQPHSGDMMGLDVADRLCYEQAKAMGLPPNYRAFVSSHRQDLVHVVYPGFRETFPITNLRGDVMFRNWRSIFNGNGGPISPRVPIYSFDGRDVLADPFWPQKSIWHGSTSTGTRVMDKHCETWRTDHVSVVGQSSSLAGGLLLGQQMRSCSNQYIVLCIETHKNL, encoded by the exons ATGGGGAgaagcaggcagaggaggaaTGCTCCTAATCTCCTGCTGCTCATTGGAACCATCTGCAGCTCACCCACGATCACCTGCACATCTGAGTTTGATCCCAGACAAACAAAAG AAAACGGACCGCTGGGGGCCCTGGACCTGACAGAGCTGATCGGCGTCCCGCTTCCTCCCTCAGTCTCCTTCGTCACTGGATTCGAGGGTTACCCGGCCTACAGCTTCGGCCCGGACGCCAACGTGGGCCGCCTCGCAAAGTCCTTCATCCCCGACCCATTTTACTACGACTTTGCCGTCACCGTCACTGCTAAACCAACCACCCACCGCGGAGGCGTGCTGTTTGCAATTACAGATGCTTATCAAAAG ATTGTACACTTGGGTGTGGCGCTGTCAGAGGTCGAGGACGGTTCCCAGAGAGTCGTGTTGTACTACACCGACCAAGCAACCAGAGGCAGGACCCAGGAGGCGGCCTCCTTCAAAATGGGAGACCTGACGGGAAGATGGGCGAGGTTCACCCTGACTGTGCAGGGGGCAGAG GTGCGACTCTACATGGACTGTGAGGAATACCACCGAGTAGCCTTCAACAGGAGCccgcgacctctgacctttgaggCCGGCTCAGGAATCTTTGTCGGGAATGCCGGGGGCACGGGTCTGACCAAGTTTGTG GGTTCCATCCAGCAGCTGGTGCTGAAGTCAGATCCCACGGCCCCAGATGACCAGTGTGAGGAGGATGATCCTTAT GCATCCGGGTACGGAAGTGGTGACAGCACGTACGAGGACATGGAAGGAGTGGGGGaagtgaagaagtttgtggaGAAGATAGTGTACACCGtg CCCCTCCCAGAGCTGGACCCCACCTATAGCGCCCCGgtccaggctccgcccactgaaTTGTCCCCAGGTTACCTTGAAACAGATGATGAAGATTTACAGGAGACATCTGGGCAGGAAATGGATTCGACCACCGTTACag TTCCTGAAACATCTTACCAGACAGATGCTTCAGCTTCTGAAGAAGACACG CTGTCTCCAGGACAGAAAGGAGAGCCAGGTGAGCCGGGCCCCCGAGGACCCGCTGGGAGGGGACCTGAGGAAGGGCCAGGGGGTCCAGAGGTACATCCAGGCCAACCTGGAGCTCCAGGAAAAGACGGGCAGCCG gGGACCAAAGGTGAAGATGGTCTCCCG GGACCCACTGGTCTTCCGGGACTCCCAGGACTCATGGGAGAGCCTGGTCCTAAAGGTGAAAAG GGTGATCTTGGTTTTGGGTTGCCAGGtccacctggtcctcctggtcttcctggtcaacccagcaagtcctcccTGTCG GAGGGGTCCGGGTTCGACGACTTTGACACGGACGATGAGATCATCAGG GGGGCTCCGGGGCCTCGTGGCCCCCCGGGTCCACCAGGGCCTCCGGGAGAATCTTCAGAGGTGATCCTTCCTGGAGCACCCGGGAAAGatggggaggatggagagaagggtGAACCGGGGCTGCCC GTGATTGAAGAGTGGTTTAGTGGTTCTGGTTCTTGGTCAGGGTCTGGTCAG GGAGTTGATGGGAAGGATGGAGAGCCGGGGCCCACTGGAGACAAAGGTGACAAG GGGGAGCCTGGTCTGACAGGGCAGCCTGGACCAAAG GGCGATCAAGGTCCTCCAGGGATTCCAGGACTACAGGGTCCTGATGGCCAGCCTGGTCCAAGAGGTCCCCCTGGCCCTCCAGGGCCCCCAGTTCCTTCTGGAAGGGCCTTTGTGATGGACATGGAG GATCTGGAAGGATCCGGGATGAATGAGTTTGGGGTCTCCAGAGGCCCTCAG GGCCCTCCAGGATTACCTGGACTGAAAGGGCCAAAG GGTAATGATGGAGTCTCAGGAAAGCCAGGTCTAAAG GGGGAGCCAGGCGTCGCAGGGTCACCTGGACTTCCAGGACAGGAGGGCCTGAAAGGCAAAGAG GGTCCGATGGGGGCCAAAGGTGAACCAGGACCAAAG GGTGAAGCAGGAAGAGATGGACTCAGTGTACATGGTCCACCAGGACCCCCTGGACCTCCAGGTGCCATTATCAACCTCCAGGAA CTTCTCCTCAATGACACAGCAGGAGCCTTAAATTTCTCAGGGGTTTTTGAAGCTCAGGGCCCAAAGGGTGACATGGGGATACGAGGAGTTCAAGGGCCTCCAGGGCTGAAA GGTGAAAAGGGAGAGCCGGGACACTTGCTTTCAGAAGATGGCACCGTCATCACGGGCCCCGCCGGACCAAGAGGACACAAG GGTGATGCCGGTCTGCCTGGAACTCCTGGAATTCAG gGACCAGTGGGACCAGCGGGACCCAAAGGAGAATTAGGCTTTCCTGGACGATCC GGTCGACTGGGCCTGATGGGAccaaaaggagagaaaggagactCTGGAGGCCCGCCG GGACCTCCGGGACCACCGGGACGCCCAGGAATGTTCAACTGCCCCAAAGGA ACAGTCTTCCCCGTCCCGCCCAGGCCTCACTGCAAAATGGCT ctaAATCCCAATGGGACTATTGCTTATG GTACCTGTCAGTCTGGACCCAAAGGGGAAAAGGGGGATCACGGTCCTCCTGGGACGCCGGCAGAAAGAC TTTCGCAGGGAGTTGATCCCAGGTCAGGCTGG GGGTCGAGGGGAGAGCAGGGCTTCAAAGGACAGAAGGGAGACAAGGGGGAGGCAGGGTTACCAGGACGAGCGGGGACCCCTGGAAGACCAGGACTTGTG GGACCCAAAGGAGAATCAGTGTTGGGTCCACAGGGACCACCTGGGATGCCAGGTTCACCAGGCTCACCAGGCTTTGGCAAAACAGGACCAGTTGGCCCTCCTGGACCACCGgggcctccaggacctcctTCCAGATATGGTTCAG CTTTAACCATGGCTGGTCCCCCCGGCCCCCCTGGACCCAccggacctcctggaccttcGGGTAATGGAGCAGCT TTCAGGACATTTTCATCCCGGGAGACCATGATGCAGCAATCCTCCAGGGACCCCGAGGGAACGCTGTCGTATgtcacaggaacaggaagtctgTACCTGAAGGTCTCGCAGGGATGGAAGGAGGTCCAG CTCGGGGATCTGATCCACGTCTCCAGCAACATCATTCCACAAGACGAG CCTAAAGTTGCTTATCAGATAAGAGGAGACACGATGGAGCGAATCCCTTCAGCTTCTCAGCGC CTCAACCTGGTGGCGCTGAACCAGCCCCACTCGGGCGACATGATGGGGCTGGACGTGGCCGACCGCTTGTGTTACGAGCAGGCCAAGGCCATGGGGCTGCCGCCCAACTACCGCGCCTTCGTCTCCTCCCACAGGCAGGACCTGGTCCACGTGGTCTATCCGGGATTTCGGGAAACTTTTCCGATAACCAATCTCAGG GGAGACGTGATGTTCCGGAACTGGCGGTCCATATTTAACGGCAACGGTGGGCCAATCAGCCCCAGGGTACCCATCTACTCCTTTGATGGCCGGGATGTTTTAGCAGACCCCTTCTG GCCCCAGAAGAGCATCTGGCACGGGTCCACCAGCACAGGGACGCGAGTGATGGACAAACACTGCGAGACGTGGCGAACGGACCACGTGTCCGTGGTGGGCCAGTCGTCCAGCCTGGCCGGCGGCCTCCTCCTCGGCCAGCAGATGCGCAGCTGTTCTAACCAGTACATTGTTCTCTGTATAGAGACCCACAAGAACCTTTGA